One window of the bacterium genome contains the following:
- a CDS encoding metallophosphoesterase — translation MSIFAISDLHLSLGKEKPMDIFGDAWRDHAAKIADNWDMAVSSDDTVLLAGDLSWALKFEEATPDIEYITARPGRKILIRGNHDYWWRRESTNRIQKMLPESITLLLGRGIVVGDIGITGTRGWRVEEGQTGIEAGDQRVMKRELAYLERGLSEIPDNVSKKIVMLHYPPFDADLQPNTFAQVIKDHGVDIVIYGHIHSGAFIEGDVDGVAYHLAAVDHTGFRPLLII, via the coding sequence ATGTCCATTTTCGCGATATCCGACCTGCATCTGTCTCTGGGCAAAGAGAAGCCTATGGACATCTTCGGCGATGCCTGGAGGGACCATGCAGCCAAGATCGCGGACAACTGGGACATGGCAGTCAGCAGTGACGATACAGTGCTGCTGGCGGGTGACCTGTCATGGGCGCTGAAGTTTGAAGAGGCGACTCCCGATATCGAGTATATTACCGCTCGGCCCGGCAGGAAAATATTGATTCGCGGAAACCATGATTACTGGTGGAGGCGCGAATCCACAAATCGCATTCAAAAGATGCTGCCCGAATCAATCACTCTGTTGCTCGGCAGAGGGATTGTGGTGGGCGATATCGGTATAACCGGCACCCGTGGATGGAGGGTGGAAGAAGGTCAGACTGGCATAGAAGCAGGCGACCAGCGTGTGATGAAACGGGAACTGGCCTACCTGGAGCGTGGGCTGAGCGAAATACCTGACAATGTATCCAAAAAGATTGTCATGCTCCATTATCCTCCGTTCGACGCAGACCTCCAACCCAATACTTTTGCACAGGTCATAAAAGATCATGGTGTGGACATAGTCATATACGGTCATATACATTCAGGCGCGTTTATAGAAGGTGATGTGGACGGGGTGGCATATCATCTTGCGGCTGTGGACCACACCGGTTTTAGACCACTGTTAATCATATGA
- a CDS encoding glycerophosphodiester phosphodiesterase family protein, whose translation MPSHIIQSHRGAGDLAPENTLPSFELAWRIGTIPEADVRSTSDGVIVAFHDENLERLAPSADPEIRSKSVNDLDWDVVSKLDVGSYKGEEYKGQHIPRISEVLDCMQGRKDRMLYMDVKKVPLDKLAALVRERGVDEQVILATPHYDEIHEWKRLLPKSQTLLWNGREETRLREQMTELKKADFADITQLQIHVHVLDLNASEPFDPSSDFLREVRQEIQPRGILFQVLVIGSDNPEAYKKLMDIGIMSFATDNPMVALKVMSEYNSR comes from the coding sequence ATGCCTTCGCATATCATACAGTCTCACCGTGGAGCAGGCGACCTGGCTCCTGAAAATACACTTCCCTCATTTGAGCTGGCATGGCGGATCGGCACAATTCCCGAGGCTGATGTGCGGTCCACAAGCGACGGAGTGATCGTGGCGTTTCACGACGAGAACCTTGAACGGCTTGCCCCGTCTGCAGACCCTGAAATCCGGTCAAAGAGTGTCAATGATCTTGACTGGGACGTGGTCTCAAAACTTGATGTGGGTTCATATAAAGGTGAAGAGTATAAGGGTCAGCATATTCCGCGCATAAGCGAAGTGCTGGATTGTATGCAAGGCCGCAAAGACCGCATGCTGTATATGGATGTCAAGAAGGTTCCGCTGGATAAACTCGCAGCTCTTGTGCGAGAAAGAGGCGTGGACGAACAGGTAATTTTGGCTACCCCGCACTATGACGAAATACATGAATGGAAAAGACTGCTCCCCAAGTCACAGACGCTCCTGTGGAATGGCAGAGAAGAGACCCGCCTCCGCGAGCAGATGACGGAATTGAAAAAAGCAGATTTTGCCGATATAACTCAGCTTCAGATACACGTCCATGTCCTTGACCTGAACGCATCGGAGCCATTTGATCCATCAAGTGATTTCCTGCGTGAGGTTAGACAAGAGATACAGCCCAGGGGCATTTTGTTCCAAGTGCTTGTGATAGGCTCGGATAATCCTGAAGCATACAAAAAGCTGATGGACATCGGCATAATGTCGTTTGCGACTGATAACCCGATGGTGGCATTGAAGGTTATGAGCGAGTATAATAGTAGGTAA